In one window of Methanolobus mangrovi DNA:
- a CDS encoding RNA 2'-phosphotransferase encodes MIRKCKEHGYFRGEVCPDCGEEGRYVLDDDREERLGRFISGALRHFPGDVGIEMDSLGWVELGQLCDIMKKRYKWGTMERLISLVESDKKGRYEIDDGFIRARYGHSVDVDLISDYPENELPYLYYGVSQEEADMLLDNGIYPIRQCYVHLSTSFEKSKEAASVHTDNPVIMEIDANAAQQDGVDIVTVNADIVLARGIPPEYISVVESEE; translated from the coding sequence ATGATCCGTAAATGTAAAGAGCATGGCTATTTCAGGGGAGAAGTCTGCCCTGATTGTGGAGAAGAAGGACGTTATGTGCTGGATGATGATCGGGAAGAGCGTCTTGGAAGGTTTATTTCCGGTGCATTGAGACACTTCCCCGGAGATGTGGGTATTGAAATGGACTCTCTGGGATGGGTCGAGTTAGGTCAACTCTGCGATATCATGAAAAAACGGTACAAGTGGGGGACCATGGAACGGCTGATCTCACTTGTCGAATCTGACAAAAAAGGGCGCTACGAGATAGACGATGGTTTCATAAGGGCGAGATATGGTCACTCCGTAGATGTGGACCTTATATCTGATTACCCTGAAAATGAGCTGCCTTATCTGTACTATGGTGTCAGTCAGGAAGAGGCAGACATGTTGCTCGATAATGGAATTTATCCCATAAGGCAGTGTTATGTACACCTTAGTACCTCATTTGAAAAATCAAAGGAAGCAGCCTCAGTTCATACGGATAACCCTGTTATCATGGAGATTGACGCAAACGCTGCCCAGCAGGATGGAGTCGACATTGTTACTGTAAATGCTGATATTGTCCTTGCAAGGGGAATTCCTCCTGAATATATCAGTGTTGTAGAATCTGAGGAGTAA
- the rtcA gene encoding RNA 3'-terminal phosphate cyclase — MIEIDGSYGEGGGQILRTAIALSAIIKEDVTIKNIRRNRPKEGLKPQHLKSIETIAMICDADVKGLFPGSTQIYFSPSEIRGVKTNISIGTAGSIPLLMQSIMPIAAHSPEKTSLRITGGTDVAWSPSIDYIKEVTLKALSKMGYRASIRLIERGYYPKGGGAVEIEITPSRIKGVDFKAEKNEIYGVSHCSNLPEHVAKRQADSARKLLEEYGRKSHIESKTENYLSTGSGITLWSGLMGSVNIGKKGLPAENVGSQAAQMLLDELLAKAAVDIHLADQLIPYMGIAGNGSFTTRELTPHCLTNIHVTEQFLDVHFAITRDNGLNKISVE, encoded by the coding sequence ATGATAGAAATAGACGGTTCTTATGGGGAAGGTGGGGGGCAGATACTAAGGACAGCTATTGCTCTCTCAGCAATAATAAAAGAAGACGTCACGATAAAAAATATACGCCGCAATCGTCCGAAAGAAGGGCTAAAACCCCAGCATCTCAAATCCATCGAAACCATTGCCATGATTTGCGATGCCGATGTCAAGGGACTTTTTCCGGGCTCCACACAGATATACTTTTCTCCATCGGAAATAAGGGGGGTTAAAACAAACATATCCATCGGAACTGCTGGAAGTATCCCACTGCTTATGCAATCTATAATGCCGATAGCAGCTCATTCTCCTGAAAAGACGTCGCTTAGAATAACAGGAGGAACCGATGTTGCATGGTCACCATCAATAGACTATATTAAAGAAGTTACCTTAAAAGCTCTGTCAAAAATGGGATACAGAGCCAGTATCAGGCTTATTGAGCGCGGATATTATCCAAAAGGCGGAGGTGCAGTGGAAATAGAAATAACGCCCTCCAGAATAAAAGGAGTGGACTTTAAAGCAGAAAAAAATGAGATATATGGAGTATCACATTGTTCCAATCTGCCCGAACATGTCGCAAAGCGGCAGGCAGATTCTGCGAGAAAATTACTGGAAGAATATGGAAGGAAAAGCCATATAGAAAGCAAAACAGAAAATTACCTATCAACCGGAAGCGGAATCACACTATGGTCTGGCCTCATGGGATCTGTAAATATCGGGAAAAAAGGACTTCCAGCAGAAAATGTAGGTAGTCAGGCTGCACAAATGTTGCTTGATGAACTGCTAGCTAAGGCAGCCGTTGATATCCATCTGGCTGACCAGTTGATCCCTTACATGGGAATTGCAGGAAACGGATCATTTACAACCAGGGAACTTACGCCGCATTGCCTGACAAACATCCACGTAACCGAACAATTCCTTGACGTACACTTCGCTATCACTAGAGACAACGGCCTGAACAAAATATCAGTTGAATGA
- a CDS encoding NAD(P)/FAD-dependent oxidoreductase — protein MREKNMQDDKKVIIIGGGAVGMAVATSLMRHSKYSVTVFSEDKHTAYSQCGMPFVIGGQIKDFESLVLRNDKFFKDMGMDLRLETRVDSINIENHTISADGQEYHFDKLVIATGSKPRVPMHTQGTSLKNVFTLRTLSDAMKIEEALTNASNIVIIGGGSIGSELAAATSQRNINTILLNRGSSILSHNIDPDMAESVKEHLESLGVKVIEGHVPKSINGETHVESVTIASTEFPADLVIIAIGVGPENELASSAGIDIGDTGGIIVNEYLNPSIGGEYHQDIYCGGECVEVHNHITGKAMLSQVASNARRMAGIITNNLTSSPAEFGPILNPWVAVIGELQVGTTGITSKEAMENNIKIVTGIATGSTRADYYPGGSKLFIKLIFSDRYLVGAQIVGGEGVKERIDALTLAIKKRTNVDELANIETCYAPPVSMLIDPTSFAAKGALKKMRKTKT, from the coding sequence ATGCGAGAAAAAAATATGCAAGATGATAAAAAGGTAATCATAATCGGAGGAGGAGCAGTGGGAATGGCTGTGGCTACAAGCCTCATGCGCCACAGCAAATACTCTGTAACAGTATTCTCCGAAGATAAACACACAGCATATAGTCAATGTGGAATGCCTTTTGTCATTGGAGGGCAGATCAAGGATTTTGAATCGTTGGTCCTGAGAAATGACAAGTTCTTCAAAGATATGGGAATGGACCTTCGGCTTGAAACCAGAGTGGATTCCATTAACATTGAAAACCACACCATCAGCGCTGACGGACAAGAATATCATTTTGATAAACTTGTAATAGCCACAGGCAGCAAACCAAGAGTACCCATGCATACCCAGGGAACTTCACTCAAAAATGTGTTCACCCTTAGAACGCTCTCGGATGCAATGAAAATAGAAGAAGCACTAACCAACGCATCAAATATCGTTATAATTGGTGGTGGGTCCATTGGTTCGGAACTTGCTGCGGCCACCAGCCAGAGGAATATAAACACTATCCTGCTCAACAGAGGTTCGTCCATCCTCTCACACAATATCGACCCTGATATGGCAGAATCAGTAAAGGAACATCTAGAATCTCTTGGAGTTAAAGTCATAGAAGGACATGTACCAAAATCAATTAACGGAGAAACACACGTAGAATCCGTCACAATCGCTTCCACTGAATTCCCGGCAGACCTTGTTATAATAGCCATCGGAGTTGGACCTGAGAATGAATTGGCATCCAGTGCAGGAATTGATATTGGAGATACCGGAGGGATAATTGTGAATGAATATTTGAACCCTTCTATCGGAGGCGAATATCATCAGGACATCTATTGTGGCGGGGAATGTGTCGAAGTCCATAACCACATCACCGGAAAAGCAATGTTGAGCCAGGTTGCAAGTAATGCAAGAAGAATGGCAGGCATCATAACCAACAATCTCACTTCAAGCCCCGCTGAATTTGGTCCTATCCTCAATCCCTGGGTAGCAGTCATAGGAGAATTACAAGTCGGAACCACGGGAATCACATCAAAAGAAGCAATGGAGAATAACATCAAAATAGTAACTGGAATAGCCACCGGTTCAACGAGAGCAGATTATTATCCAGGTGGCAGCAAACTTTTCATCAAACTAATATTCAGTGATAGATACCTTGTAGGAGCACAGATTGTTGGAGGAGAAGGTGTGAAAGAACGCATAGATGCACTCACACTTGCCATCAAAAAAAGAACGAACGTTGATGAACTGGCAAACATCGAGACATGCTATGCCCCACCCGTATCGATGCTAATAGACCCTACAAGTTTTGCTGCAAAGGGTGCATTGAAAAAAATGCGTAAAACAAAGACATAA